Proteins encoded together in one Roseibacterium elongatum DSM 19469 window:
- a CDS encoding cell wall hydrolase → MAGPVAADAPAPDVTLSTSTAPGGGISARLGELMGVETASLASLSETRLRRLGAPYTGQRGDDARIMYATELDQLRRPRGNRQWQCLTEALYFEARGEPIVGQYAVAEVILNRVDSANYPDTICGVVNQGTGRRFACQFTYTCDGEPEDIADDRAWHRAGHIARIMIDGAPRDLTGGATHYHADWVNPDWARVYPRTAEYGIHIFYRQQY, encoded by the coding sequence ATGGCTGGCCCCGTGGCCGCCGATGCCCCCGCGCCAGACGTGACCTTGTCGACCTCGACCGCCCCGGGCGGCGGGATTTCCGCGCGACTGGGCGAATTGATGGGGGTCGAAACCGCCTCGCTGGCGAGTCTGTCGGAAACGCGCCTGCGCCGCCTTGGCGCGCCCTATACCGGCCAGCGCGGTGACGATGCGCGCATCATGTATGCGACCGAGCTTGACCAGCTGCGCCGACCGCGCGGCAACCGGCAGTGGCAATGCCTGACCGAGGCGCTGTATTTCGAGGCGCGCGGCGAGCCGATCGTCGGTCAGTACGCGGTGGCCGAGGTGATCCTGAACCGGGTCGACAGCGCCAACTATCCCGATACGATCTGCGGTGTCGTCAATCAGGGAACGGGGCGGCGCTTTGCCTGCCAGTTCACCTATACCTGCGACGGCGAGCCCGAGGATATCGCCGATGACCGCGCCTGGCATCGCGCGGGACACATCGCACGCATCATGATCGACGGGGCCCCGCGTGACCTGACGGGCGGCGCGACGCATTACCATGCCGATTGGGTCAACCCGGACTGGGCGCGTGTCTATCCGCGCACCGCCGAATACGGCATTCATATCTTCTATCGACAGCAATACTGA
- a CDS encoding putative PEP-binding protein, with protein sequence MLTTPDFTEITATADIRKDRHGNRAKCLQRLVRLDLPVPPTVALPFDTVRGIAQGRMPDLAQLLGLFGPDTLVSVRSSSEAADWGGPGTILNIGMNDAQAERLAAIHGSSVADAFYVNFIRSYAVDVLRLDADVFEGPMTPRLAKAQFEDEMEDEFPQDPAAQLAEVLKSMARAWEGTTARLLRQAKGAPADAGLGLVVQQMALGPGRGLSGAGVVQFVSSETGEPQVTGRYLPQGQGRAALSQAEAQFILHDDRGPSLQDDAPEAVAALQEAGGLLRDRLRDEMQIEFTLMDGHLSLLDAVRVPRSARAEVAIAVALAEDGVIPSNEALTRIAPNTLNQMLHRQVRADPARDVLTRGIAAAPGAAQGRICFTAAAAQAAASQGEPCILVRRETTPEDIRGMHAADAILTERGGMTSHAAVIARGLGVPCVSGATQLQIDLRKKTLTVPGRKVFHEGDIITVDGSSGEVLVGATEMIEPALGGAFATLMQWADAARDIGIRANADTPEDAAMAQRFGVDGIGLCRTEHMFFEAGRLTVMREMIFAENPEDRAAALERLLPMQRADFKELFKLMQGQPVCIRLFDPPLHEFLPADREGTRALAEALDLPISRVASRIESLQEFNPMLGMRGVRLGITVPEIYEMQARAIFEATIAASKKGAPVVPEIMIPLVSARREVELVKARIDGVASAVRSETGKEFTYRLGVMVETPRAALRAGEIAEHSAFLSFGTNDLTQMAYGLSRDDAGRFMSAYVHQGVFSEDPFTQLDTEGVGELLLLGAERGRDARPDVTISLCGEHGGHPESIGFCRRAGFDYVSCSPFRVPVAKLAAAQLSIFDKDLPRDVDSDPASDPDR encoded by the coding sequence ATGCTGACCACCCCCGACTTCACCGAGATCACGGCGACTGCCGATATCCGCAAGGATCGCCACGGCAATCGCGCGAAATGCCTGCAGCGGCTTGTGCGGCTGGATCTTCCGGTTCCGCCCACCGTGGCCTTGCCCTTCGACACGGTCCGGGGCATCGCGCAGGGCCGGATGCCCGATCTTGCGCAGCTACTGGGCCTGTTCGGCCCCGATACGCTGGTCTCGGTCCGCTCCTCCAGCGAGGCGGCCGATTGGGGCGGTCCGGGCACGATCCTCAACATCGGGATGAACGACGCGCAGGCCGAACGGCTGGCCGCGATCCACGGGTCGTCCGTTGCCGACGCGTTCTATGTCAACTTCATTCGCAGCTACGCCGTCGATGTGCTGCGGCTGGATGCCGATGTCTTCGAGGGGCCGATGACGCCGCGTCTGGCCAAGGCACAGTTCGAAGACGAAATGGAAGACGAGTTCCCGCAGGACCCGGCCGCGCAACTGGCCGAGGTGCTGAAATCCATGGCCCGCGCCTGGGAGGGGACGACCGCCCGACTGCTGCGGCAGGCCAAGGGCGCGCCCGCAGATGCGGGCCTGGGTCTTGTCGTGCAGCAGATGGCCCTCGGGCCGGGGCGCGGCCTGTCGGGGGCGGGCGTGGTGCAGTTCGTCTCGTCGGAAACCGGCGAACCCCAGGTGACCGGCCGCTACCTGCCGCAGGGACAAGGCCGCGCCGCCCTCTCGCAGGCCGAGGCGCAGTTTATCCTGCATGATGATCGCGGCCCGTCGCTTCAGGACGATGCGCCCGAGGCCGTCGCCGCCCTGCAAGAGGCGGGCGGTTTGCTGCGCGACCGCCTGCGTGACGAGATGCAGATCGAATTCACCCTGATGGACGGGCACTTGTCCCTGCTCGATGCGGTGCGCGTGCCGCGCTCGGCCAGGGCCGAGGTGGCCATCGCGGTCGCTCTTGCCGAGGACGGCGTCATTCCCAGCAACGAGGCGCTGACGCGGATCGCCCCCAATACGCTCAACCAGATGCTGCACCGTCAGGTCAGGGCCGACCCGGCACGCGATGTGCTGACGCGCGGGATCGCGGCGGCCCCCGGCGCCGCACAGGGGCGCATCTGTTTCACCGCGGCCGCGGCGCAGGCCGCCGCCTCGCAGGGCGAGCCCTGCATTCTGGTGCGGCGCGAAACCACGCCTGAGGATATTCGCGGCATGCATGCTGCCGACGCCATCCTGACCGAACGCGGCGGCATGACCAGTCATGCGGCGGTCATCGCCCGTGGCCTCGGCGTGCCCTGTGTATCGGGGGCCACGCAATTGCAGATCGACCTGCGCAAGAAGACGCTGACCGTACCCGGCCGCAAGGTGTTTCACGAGGGCGACATCATCACGGTCGACGGCTCTTCGGGCGAGGTTCTGGTCGGCGCGACCGAGATGATCGAGCCGGCCCTGGGCGGCGCCTTTGCCACCTTGATGCAATGGGCCGACGCGGCGCGCGACATCGGCATCCGCGCCAATGCCGACACGCCCGAGGATGCGGCGATGGCGCAACGCTTCGGTGTCGATGGCATCGGCCTGTGCCGGACCGAGCACATGTTCTTCGAGGCCGGGCGCCTGACTGTCATGCGCGAGATGATCTTTGCCGAGAACCCCGAGGATCGTGCCGCCGCGCTCGAACGGCTGCTGCCGATGCAGCGCGCCGATTTCAAGGAATTGTTCAAGCTGATGCAGGGCCAACCCGTCTGCATCCGCCTGTTCGATCCGCCCCTGCACGAATTTCTGCCCGCCGATCGCGAGGGGACGCGCGCATTGGCCGAGGCGCTGGATCTGCCGATCAGCCGCGTCGCGTCCCGCATCGAAAGCCTGCAGGAATTCAACCCCATGCTGGGGATGCGCGGCGTGCGGCTGGGTATCACGGTGCCCGAAATCTACGAAATGCAGGCCCGTGCGATTTTCGAGGCGACCATCGCCGCCTCGAAAAAGGGCGCGCCCGTCGTGCCCGAGATCATGATCCCCCTGGTGTCCGCCCGGCGCGAGGTGGAACTGGTCAAGGCGCGCATCGACGGGGTGGCCAGCGCGGTGCGCTCGGAAACCGGCAAGGAGTTCACCTATCGCCTTGGCGTCATGGTCGAAACGCCGCGCGCGGCGCTCCGCGCGGGCGAGATCGCCGAACACTCGGCCTTTCTGTCCTTTGGCACCAACGATCTGACGCAAATGGCCTATGGCCTGTCGCGCGACGATGCGGGGCGGTTCATGTCGGCTTATGTCCATCAGGGCGTGTTTTCCGAGGATCCGTTCACGCAGCTCGACACCGAAGGGGTGGGCGAGCTGTTGCTGCTGGGTGCCGAACGGGGGCGCGATGCGCGCCCTGATGTCACGATCTCGCTGTGCGGCGAACATGGCGGCCACCCCGAGTCGATCGGCTTCTGCCGTCGGGCCGGGTTCGACTATGTGTCCTGCTCGCCGTTCCGCGTTCCGGTCGCCAAATTGGCGGCGGCACAATTGTCCATTTTCGACAAGGATTTGCCACGCGACGTTGATAGCGATCCCGCCAGCGACCCTGATCGCTGA
- the glyS gene encoding glycine--tRNA ligase subunit beta — MRPLHSILCILSDEHGPSPVVFDIDGIVAGDTTEGHRFMAPGRFAVSSYDDYVAKLARAHVILSPEERAEKIWHDATTMAFAEGLEVVEDRALLAEVAGLVEWPVVLLGEIGADFLDLPPEVLQTSMREHQKFFSVRNPRTGRIEKFVTVANRETAEHGATILAGNQKVLAARLSDAKFFWENDLRVAKSGMAAWMDALENVTFERRLGTQADRIQRIASLAREIAPVVGADPEDAATAAKIAKADLSSEMVYEFPELQGVMGRYYAQAAGHAPEIAAVAEEHYQPLGPSDDVPSAPLSIAVALADKIDTLTGFWAIDEKPTGSKDPFALRRAALGIIRIVLTENRRLSLDRFIDSQLLRHKIALERPVVGDEVIDTLEEILDEIADRGVFGAAFRAVTERLKAAGTGPDMDEGSPLRTVGDRVPDLSTDLLAFFHDRLKVHLRAEGLRHDVIDASLSKPPADDLTLVVARARALQEVVTTEEGENLVQGYRRAANILIQAEEKDGVEYRFGADPKFAETDEEKALFTALDQAQAAIAPALAAEDFAAAMGHMAALRGPIDAFFEAVQVNTENDIVRRNRLNLLHQIVEICGQVADLDKLDG; from the coding sequence GTGCGCCCGCTGCACTCGATCCTGTGCATCCTGAGCGACGAGCACGGGCCAAGCCCCGTTGTCTTCGATATCGACGGGATCGTGGCGGGCGACACGACCGAGGGGCACCGCTTCATGGCGCCGGGCCGTTTTGCCGTGTCGTCCTACGATGACTACGTCGCCAAGCTGGCGCGTGCGCATGTGATCCTGTCGCCCGAGGAACGGGCCGAGAAGATCTGGCACGACGCCACCACGATGGCCTTTGCGGAAGGGTTGGAGGTGGTCGAGGATCGCGCCCTTCTTGCCGAGGTCGCCGGGCTGGTCGAATGGCCGGTGGTGCTTTTGGGCGAGATCGGGGCGGATTTCCTCGACCTGCCGCCCGAGGTGCTGCAAACCTCGATGCGCGAACATCAGAAGTTCTTTTCGGTCAGAAACCCCAGGACGGGCCGGATCGAGAAATTCGTGACCGTGGCAAACCGCGAAACGGCCGAACACGGCGCGACCATCCTCGCAGGCAATCAGAAGGTCCTGGCCGCGCGGCTGTCGGATGCCAAGTTCTTTTGGGAAAACGACCTCCGCGTCGCGAAATCGGGCATGGCCGCGTGGATGGATGCGTTGGAAAACGTGACCTTCGAACGCCGTCTGGGCACTCAGGCCGACCGCATCCAGCGCATCGCGTCGCTGGCGCGTGAAATTGCGCCCGTGGTGGGGGCCGACCCCGAAGATGCCGCCACGGCCGCCAAGATCGCCAAGGCCGATCTCTCCTCGGAGATGGTCTATGAATTCCCCGAGTTGCAGGGCGTCATGGGCCGCTACTATGCCCAGGCCGCCGGCCATGCACCCGAGATCGCCGCCGTCGCCGAAGAGCATTACCAGCCCCTCGGCCCGTCGGACGACGTGCCATCGGCCCCGCTGTCGATCGCTGTCGCCCTGGCCGACAAGATTGACACCTTGACGGGCTTTTGGGCCATCGACGAGAAACCCACCGGCTCGAAGGACCCGTTTGCCCTGCGTCGCGCGGCGTTGGGGATCATCCGCATCGTGCTGACCGAAAACCGCCGCCTGTCGCTGGACCGGTTCATCGACAGCCAGTTGTTGCGCCACAAGATCGCCCTCGAACGCCCGGTCGTGGGCGACGAGGTGATCGATACGCTCGAGGAAATCCTCGACGAAATCGCGGATCGGGGTGTTTTCGGGGCTGCCTTCCGTGCCGTGACCGAGCGGCTGAAGGCCGCCGGCACGGGCCCGGACATGGACGAGGGCTCGCCCCTGCGCACGGTGGGCGACAGGGTGCCTGACCTTTCGACCGATCTGCTGGCGTTTTTCCACGACCGGCTGAAGGTGCATCTGCGCGCCGAGGGGCTGCGCCATGACGTGATCGACGCCAGCCTGTCGAAACCGCCCGCCGATGACCTGACGCTGGTGGTCGCCCGCGCCCGCGCGCTGCAAGAGGTGGTGACCACCGAAGAGGGCGAGAACCTTGTTCAGGGCTATCGCCGCGCGGCCAACATCCTGATCCAAGCCGAGGAGAAGGACGGGGTCGAGTACCGGTTCGGGGCCGATCCGAAATTCGCCGAAACCGACGAGGAAAAGGCCCTGTTCACCGCGCTGGATCAGGCACAGGCGGCCATCGCCCCGGCCCTCGCCGCCGAGGATTTCGCCGCCGCGATGGGCCATATGGCGGCGCTGCGTGGCCCCATCGACGCGTTTTTCGAGGCCGTGCAGGTCAATACCGAAAACGATATCGTGCGGCGCAACCGTCTGAACCTGCTGCACCAGATTGTCGAGATCTGCGGTCAGGTGGCCGATCTCGACAAGCTCGACGGCTAG
- a CDS encoding DUF6446 family protein, with translation MTAGKWVVLGLLAVAVLAGAGLWYAQTRAWYAPVDRADITFSAPDGTAMARDLLRFEGIDASTSPLRYRACFEMPGAEVAPLIAAGMIYEAPEPLIAPGWFDCYDAETIARALENDEATAILGARNIATGVDRVIALFPDGRGFAWHQLNGTLE, from the coding sequence ATGACGGCGGGCAAGTGGGTCGTGCTGGGGCTGTTGGCCGTGGCGGTCCTGGCCGGGGCGGGCCTCTGGTATGCCCAGACCCGCGCCTGGTACGCCCCCGTCGACCGCGCCGACATCACCTTCAGCGCACCGGACGGGACCGCGATGGCGCGCGATCTGCTGCGCTTCGAAGGGATCGACGCCAGCACCTCGCCGCTGCGCTACCGCGCCTGTTTCGAAATGCCCGGGGCCGAGGTCGCCCCGCTGATCGCCGCAGGCATGATCTACGAGGCGCCCGAACCGCTGATCGCCCCGGGCTGGTTCGACTGTTACGACGCCGAAACCATCGCGCGGGCCCTCGAAAACGATGAGGCGACGGCCATTCTGGGCGCGCGCAACATCGCGACCGGGGTGGACCGCGTGATCGCGCTCTTTCCCGATGGGCGTGGCTTTGCCTGGCACCAACTCAACGGCACGCTGGAATGA
- a CDS encoding glycine--tRNA ligase subunit alpha gives MTAALAPTATPDVAPRSFQEIILRLQAYWARQGCAIMQPYDMEVGAGTFHPATTLRSLGSRPWAAAYVQPSRRPTDGRYGENPNRLQHYYQYQVLIKPSPPDLQALYLGSLEAIGIDLAVHDIRFVEDDWESPTLGAWGLGWEVWCDGMEVSQFTYFQQVGGHDCHPVSGELTYGLERLAMYVLGIDHVMDMPFNDPDAPIPLSYGDVFRQTEEEYSRFNFDVAETEILFRHFEDAEAECQRILAEPHDDPKTGKRIVLAHPAYDQCIKASHIFNLLDARGVISVTERQAYIGRVRNLAKLCADAFVATEAGGFSPSDSAA, from the coding sequence ATGACCGCCGCACTAGCCCCCACCGCAACGCCGGACGTCGCGCCGCGCAGCTTTCAAGAGATCATCCTGCGTCTTCAGGCGTATTGGGCGAGGCAGGGCTGCGCCATCATGCAACCCTACGACATGGAGGTCGGCGCCGGCACCTTTCACCCGGCGACGACGCTGCGCAGCCTTGGCTCCCGGCCTTGGGCGGCAGCCTATGTACAGCCCTCGCGCCGCCCGACCGATGGGCGTTATGGTGAGAACCCCAACCGGTTGCAGCACTATTACCAGTACCAAGTGCTGATCAAACCCAGCCCGCCGGACCTGCAGGCGCTGTATCTCGGCAGCCTCGAGGCGATCGGCATCGATCTGGCCGTTCACGACATCCGCTTTGTCGAGGACGACTGGGAAAGCCCGACGCTGGGGGCTTGGGGCCTGGGCTGGGAGGTGTGGTGCGACGGCATGGAGGTCAGCCAGTTCACCTATTTCCAGCAGGTCGGCGGCCATGACTGCCATCCGGTTTCGGGCGAGTTGACCTATGGTCTGGAACGTCTGGCCATGTATGTGCTGGGCATCGACCATGTTATGGACATGCCCTTCAACGACCCCGATGCGCCGATCCCGCTCAGCTACGGGGATGTGTTCCGCCAGACCGAGGAAGAGTATTCGCGCTTCAATTTCGACGTCGCCGAAACCGAGATCCTGTTTCGCCATTTCGAGGATGCCGAGGCCGAGTGCCAGCGCATCCTGGCCGAACCGCATGACGACCCCAAGACCGGCAAGCGCATCGTTCTGGCCCACCCGGCCTATGACCAGTGCATCAAGGCCAGCCACATCTTCAATTTGCTGGATGCGCGCGGCGTGATCTCGGTGACCGAGCGGCAGGCCTATATCGGGCGCGTCCGCAATCTGGCCAAACTCTGTGCCGATGCGTTCGTGGCGACCGAAGCGGGCGGGTTCAGCCCGTCGGACAGCGCCGCATGA
- a CDS encoding serine protease, translated as MLKTILRGLFALTVVLGLGLSLAVPANAQDPNQRVWIQIESYTDLATTEQRLRAYSQLLEDVNGFRAGSRFYAIALGPYPRSDGIALLGQLRAQGLIPGDSFLQDGQAFTQQFFPVGVNTLDGDAVETTQGVVAEAQEQTEEVAEEVIEDVAEEITPDPAPLPEETPAEARQSEAQLTRAERDELQIALQYFGFYRGGIDGAFGPGTRGAMTAWQQSRGFEATGILTTRQRAQLLAEREEELARLGITTVRDERAGIQIDLPLGMVAFSEYNFPFAQYDSINDSGLRVLLISQPGDRATLFGLYEIMQTLEIVPLEGERERQGDRFLLTGQSDSLRSHTEARVVGGGFVKGFTVVWAPERDEDMEQILPILRDTISYFGGALDPAFVPEGAEEDIDLVSGLEVRRPDLMRTGFFIDSRGTVLTTTEAVSGPNGQCARVLIDNAYAADVVYRDDALGLAVLRPRTALAPLDFARMAETPGRLRGEIAVAGFPFGGALSAASTSFGTLSALSGVNGETNVQRLEIATEDSEAGAPVLDGSGAVLGMVLPGMLEGRALPDEVTLALRADQLLPVLQQAGIAPQIATTTGMMNRETLSRLGSDIAVRVSCWN; from the coding sequence ATGTTGAAGACGATACTCCGGGGCCTTTTCGCCCTGACCGTGGTGCTGGGCCTTGGCCTGTCGCTCGCCGTACCGGCCAATGCGCAGGATCCCAACCAGCGGGTCTGGATCCAGATCGAGAGTTACACCGATCTTGCCACCACCGAACAACGGCTGCGCGCCTATTCCCAACTGCTCGAGGACGTGAACGGGTTCCGGGCCGGGTCGCGGTTCTATGCCATTGCCCTCGGGCCGTATCCGCGCAGTGACGGCATCGCCCTGCTGGGCCAGTTGCGCGCACAGGGCCTGATCCCCGGCGACAGTTTCCTGCAGGATGGGCAGGCCTTCACGCAACAGTTCTTTCCGGTGGGCGTGAACACGCTGGACGGCGACGCCGTCGAAACCACCCAAGGCGTCGTCGCGGAGGCCCAGGAACAGACCGAGGAGGTGGCCGAAGAGGTGATCGAAGACGTCGCCGAAGAGATCACGCCCGACCCGGCCCCCCTGCCCGAGGAAACACCGGCCGAGGCCCGTCAAAGCGAGGCGCAGCTGACCCGCGCCGAGCGCGACGAGTTGCAGATCGCCCTTCAATATTTCGGCTTCTATCGCGGTGGGATCGACGGCGCCTTCGGCCCCGGCACGCGCGGCGCGATGACCGCGTGGCAACAGTCGCGCGGGTTCGAGGCGACCGGCATCCTGACGACCCGTCAGCGGGCGCAGTTGCTCGCGGAACGCGAAGAGGAACTCGCCCGCCTCGGCATCACCACGGTGCGCGATGAAAGGGCCGGCATCCAGATCGACCTGCCCTTGGGAATGGTCGCGTTTTCCGAGTATAATTTCCCCTTCGCGCAGTACGACAGCATCAATGACAGTGGCCTGCGCGTGCTGCTGATCAGCCAGCCGGGCGACCGGGCCACGCTGTTCGGCCTCTACGAGATCATGCAGACGCTCGAGATCGTACCGCTGGAGGGCGAGCGCGAGCGTCAGGGCGACCGGTTCCTGCTGACCGGGCAGTCCGACAGCCTGCGCAGCCATACCGAGGCCCGCGTCGTGGGCGGCGGATTCGTCAAGGGCTTTACCGTCGTCTGGGCCCCCGAGCGCGACGAGGACATGGAGCAGATCCTGCCGATCCTGCGCGACACGATCAGCTATTTCGGCGGCGCGCTCGACCCGGCCTTCGTGCCCGAGGGCGCCGAGGAAGACATCGACCTGGTCTCGGGCCTGGAAGTGCGGCGCCCCGACCTGATGCGCACCGGGTTCTTCATCGACAGCCGCGGCACCGTCCTGACCACGACCGAGGCCGTATCAGGCCCCAATGGCCAGTGCGCCCGCGTGCTGATCGACAATGCCTATGCGGCGGACGTGGTCTATCGCGACGATGCGCTCGGGTTGGCGGTGCTGCGCCCGCGGACCGCGCTTGCGCCGCTGGATTTCGCGCGCATGGCCGAAACGCCGGGCCGCCTGCGCGGCGAGATTGCCGTGGCGGGCTTTCCCTTCGGCGGCGCGCTGTCGGCGGCCTCGACCAGTTTCGGCACGCTGTCGGCCCTGTCGGGCGTGAATGGCGAAACGAACGTTCAGCGCCTCGAAATCGCCACTGAAGACAGCGAAGCGGGGGCGCCGGTGCTCGATGGATCGGGCGCCGTGCTGGGCATGGTACTGCCCGGCATGCTGGAGGGGCGCGCCCTGCCCGACGAGGTGACTTTGGCGCTGCGGGCCGATCAGCTTTTGCCGGTGCTGCAACAGGCCGGGATCGCCCCGCAGATCGCCACGACGACGGGCATGATGAACCGCGAGACGCTGTCGCGGCTCGGCTCGGACATCGCCGTGCGCGTGAGTTGCTGGAACTGA
- the msrB gene encoding peptide-methionine (R)-S-oxide reductase MsrB: MSRRNLFSTAAAAIAVSPFAARPARAAIAEGPFEITRTEAEWRAMLAPDEYAVLREAATERAYTSPLNDESRAGLYHCRGCDLPLYSSETKFDSGTGWPSFYEALPDVIGTMEDRSVLLMVRTECHCARCGSHLGHIFEDGPEPTGLRHCINGLALRFRPS; encoded by the coding sequence ATATCCCGACGCAACCTCTTCAGCACGGCGGCAGCAGCGATTGCCGTCAGCCCCTTTGCCGCCCGGCCTGCGCGTGCCGCCATCGCCGAAGGCCCGTTCGAGATCACGCGCACCGAGGCGGAATGGCGTGCCATGCTCGCGCCCGACGAATACGCCGTCCTGCGCGAGGCCGCGACCGAACGCGCCTATACCAGCCCCCTGAACGACGAGAGCCGCGCGGGCCTGTATCACTGTCGCGGCTGTGATCTGCCGCTCTATTCCTCCGAGACGAAATTCGACAGCGGCACCGGCTGGCCCAGTTTCTACGAGGCGCTGCCCGATGTGATCGGCACGATGGAGGATCGCTCCGTCCTGCTGATGGTGCGGACCGAATGCCATTGCGCGCGCTGCGGCAGCCATCTGGGCCATATCTTCGAAGATGGGCCCGAACCGACGGGCCTGCGCCACTGCATCAACGGGCTGGCACTGCGGTTTCGGCCATCGTGA
- a CDS encoding fasciclin domain-containing protein, whose translation MLTRKTLVATAAAAILGGTALAQSVPMVGGAPMYPNMNIVENAVNSADHTTLITAVQTAGLVDTLAGDGPFTVFAPTNAAFADLPAGSVEALLEPGNRDRLTEILTCHVVAAEAFSSAIAGMIADDGGAHPIETVGGCTFTARMQGGQIMIQDEQGRMATVTQADVDQSNGVIHVIDTVLLPDA comes from the coding sequence ATGTTGACCCGCAAGACGCTTGTCGCCACTGCCGCCGCCGCCATTCTGGGTGGCACCGCACTGGCCCAGTCCGTGCCCATGGTGGGCGGCGCGCCGATGTATCCCAACATGAACATCGTCGAGAATGCCGTGAACTCGGCCGATCACACCACGCTGATCACAGCCGTGCAGACCGCCGGTCTGGTGGATACGCTGGCGGGCGACGGCCCCTTCACCGTGTTCGCGCCCACCAACGCGGCCTTTGCCGACCTGCCCGCAGGCTCGGTCGAGGCGCTGCTGGAACCCGGCAACCGCGACCGTCTGACCGAAATCCTGACCTGCCATGTCGTGGCGGCCGAGGCCTTTTCCAGCGCCATCGCGGGCATGATCGCCGATGATGGCGGCGCACATCCGATCGAGACGGTCGGGGGATGCACCTTTACGGCACGCATGCAGGGCGGCCAGATCATGATCCAGGACGAGCAGGGCCGAATGGCGACGGTCACCCAGGCCGATGTCGATCAGTCCAACGGCGTCATCCATGTCATCGACACGGTGCTGCTGCCCGACGCGTGA
- a CDS encoding anti-sigma factor, whose product MSDRPDSMGGGLGPDDDALAAEYALGLLAPADAGLVELRMLDDLAMRRAVERWQAQLAGIAEAEVAPVPPPRHLKTSLDHRLFGADGAGLAAPIWQRLGLWRALTGVATTVAAVAVGFAVLPLIQPPDPGAAPEAPAVGIPPGTILMTHLIPVEGSGLGIALTREPDGTLRVNRVAGAPTPGRAQQLWLITEGQEAPVSLGLLAEAQITTLTPEAEIAQLFEAGASVAVSDEPLGGSPTGLPTGAILALGALVPL is encoded by the coding sequence ATGAGCGACCGGCCCGACAGCATGGGCGGGGGTCTTGGCCCCGATGACGACGCGCTCGCGGCCGAGTATGCGCTCGGCCTGCTTGCGCCCGCCGATGCGGGTCTGGTCGAGTTGCGCATGCTGGACGATCTGGCGATGCGCCGCGCGGTCGAGCGGTGGCAGGCCCAACTCGCCGGCATCGCCGAGGCCGAGGTCGCGCCGGTGCCGCCCCCGCGCCATCTCAAGACGTCGCTGGACCACAGGTTGTTCGGGGCCGACGGTGCGGGCCTCGCGGCCCCGATCTGGCAGCGCCTTGGCCTGTGGCGTGCGCTGACGGGTGTAGCGACGACCGTTGCGGCGGTTGCCGTGGGCTTTGCCGTTCTGCCGCTGATCCAGCCGCCCGATCCCGGCGCGGCCCCCGAGGCCCCGGCCGTGGGCATTCCGCCCGGCACCATCCTGATGACGCATCTGATCCCGGTCGAGGGGTCGGGCCTTGGCATTGCGCTGACCCGCGAACCTGACGGGACCTTGCGCGTCAACCGCGTGGCCGGTGCGCCGACGCCGGGCCGCGCGCAACAGCTCTGGCTGATAACCGAGGGGCAGGAGGCGCCGGTGTCCCTCGGCCTTCTGGCCGAGGCGCAGATCACGACCCTGACGCCCGAAGCCGAGATCGCGCAACTGTTCGAGGCCGGCGCCTCGGTTGCGGTTTCGGACGAACCCCTTGGCGGATCGCCCACGGGCCTTCCCACCGGCGCGATCCTTGCGCTTGGGGCGCTTGTGCCCCTCTAG
- a CDS encoding sigma-70 family RNA polymerase sigma factor, with protein MTARAELETLISRVALGDRAAFSALYDATSAKLFGVCLRVLKVRAEAEDVLQEVYVLIWRKADRYKVTGHSPMTWLITLARNRAIDRLRARKPSTDLDDAGPLPDGTPGPEAQAVAAGEARRVVACMEELKADRAQAVRGAYLDGMSYADLAERHAVPLNTMRTWLRRSLQQLKECLSR; from the coding sequence ATGACCGCGCGCGCAGAACTGGAAACCCTGATTTCCCGGGTGGCCCTTGGGGACCGCGCGGCGTTTTCCGCCCTTTACGATGCCACCTCGGCGAAACTTTTCGGGGTGTGCCTGCGTGTCCTCAAGGTAAGGGCCGAGGCCGAAGACGTCCTGCAAGAGGTGTACGTTCTGATCTGGCGCAAGGCCGACCGCTACAAGGTCACGGGCCACAGCCCGATGACGTGGTTGATCACGCTGGCGCGCAATCGGGCGATCGACCGGCTGCGGGCCCGCAAACCGTCGACCGACCTCGACGATGCAGGGCCGCTGCCCGATGGCACGCCCGGTCCCGAGGCGCAGGCCGTCGCCGCCGGCGAGGCGCGCCGCGTCGTGGCCTGCATGGAAGAATTGAAGGCAGATCGCGCGCAGGCGGTGCGCGGCGCCTATCTGGATGGGATGAGTTACGCCGACCTGGCCGAACGTCACGCGGTGCCGCTGAACACGATGCGAACCTGGCTGCGGCGCAGCCTGCAACAGTTGAAGGAGTGCCTGTCCAGATGA